CCGTGCCGCTGCAGTTCAATCGCAGGGCTCCAGCGAGCTATGTCATGCATCGGGCACGGCTTCATCCAGACGAGATCACGATCCGCGAAGGGATCAGCGTCACCGCGCCGGCGCGAACGATCGTGGACGCCGCGGCCTACGGAACAGATCCCGAGCAGATTCAACTCGCCGTGCGACAGGCGCTGGATCGGGCACTGACCAGCGAAGCGGCGCTGCGATTCGCTGCCGGCAGGGCAGGCTACCGGCACAGTCGAAACGTCCGTCGCCTGCTCGAGGGTGCGATGCGCCCGGAGACAGCTCATGCCGTCTCCTGAGCGCGGACGGACCGGCGACGGCTTCCGCGAGCAACTGCTCGCGCGGCTTCGCAACGAGGCGCTGCGCGCGAACGTTCCGGCGCAGCGGTTGCAGCAGCAGGTCGTGTTCGAGCGGTTGCTTGCGCGCCTGGCCGCGTGGGATGGCTGGACGCTGAAGGGTGGCTTCGCGCTCGAAATGCGCTACGGGTTGGAGAATCGCCCGACACGCGATGTCGATCTTCGTGCCGAGGGGCCGATCGACGCGGCGCTGGACCAGCTTCGGGCGGCCATTGCCCGCGAAACGAGCGACCGCCTCACCTATGAGGTCGAGGCGATTCGGCCGCTCGACAACGTGCCGTTCGGCGGCGCGCGGGCGCGGCTATCCGTTCTCCTCGCGGGTGCTCAGTTCGGCCGGTTCCATCTCGATATCTCCTGCGGAGAGGCGCTGCTCGACGAGCCCGACATTCTGAACGGCTCTGGGCTGCTCCTGTTTGCCGGGATCGCGCCGGTGCGCTTTCCGGCCTACCCAATCCTCCAGCATCGAGCGGAGAAACTGCACGCGTATACGATGCCGCGCACGATCGAAAATACCCGCGTCAAAGATCTGCTCGACCTGGTGACGATCGCGAGCCGGGAAACCGTCGCGGGAGACCGGCTCAGCGCCTCCGTCGGCGCCACCTTCGCGAGGCGAGGAACGCATCTGCTCCCACCAGCGCTCCCGCAGCCTCCAGCCGCATGGGCCAGCGCGCACGAACACCTCGCCAGCGAAGCAACGGGCCTCTCGATTCGAGGTATCGCCGACGGGTTCCGCCTGGTGCAGTCCTTCTGGCAGCCGGTGCTCGACGGCGCTGCCGGCGGCTTGCACTGGGAGCCGGGCGCGCGGACCTGGCTCGGTGCGTGAATTCGCTGGGCATCGCCGGCGCGGAGCCGCCGGCGATGCGGACGGCGCCGGTGGCTACTTCAGCGCGAAAACCTCGTAAGTGACGCGCTCCATCGTCGCCGGCGCCTCGCCGAAGCCGATCGCCTGGATATTGTTCAGCCAGGCGTAGCGGGCGTCGCCGGTCTCGAACAGCGGCGCGGACCGGACCGAGGCGCCGCCCTCCGCCTTCGGCGAGCCGATGCCGTGGTACGTCATGAGAATGATCGCACCGTCGTCCGTGCGGA
This portion of the Dehalococcoidia bacterium genome encodes:
- a CDS encoding type IV toxin-antitoxin system AbiEi family antitoxin domain-containing protein, which encodes MTDLRGLEAKALLQGGYFDRADALAYGVNDRLLAYHTAAGRFAREFPGVYRLRHAPISLFDDYWRAWVWSNYRGAISHESALLLYDLSDVLPSKVHLTVPLQFNRRAPASYVMHRARLHPDEITIREGISVTAPARTIVDAAAYGTDPEQIQLAVRQALDRALTSEAALRFAAGRAGYRHSRNVRRLLEGAMRPETAHAVS
- a CDS encoding nucleotidyl transferase AbiEii/AbiGii toxin family protein; amino-acid sequence: MPSPERGRTGDGFREQLLARLRNEALRANVPAQRLQQQVVFERLLARLAAWDGWTLKGGFALEMRYGLENRPTRDVDLRAEGPIDAALDQLRAAIARETSDRLTYEVEAIRPLDNVPFGGARARLSVLLAGAQFGRFHLDISCGEALLDEPDILNGSGLLLFAGIAPVRFPAYPILQHRAEKLHAYTMPRTIENTRVKDLLDLVTIASRETVAGDRLSASVGATFARRGTHLLPPALPQPPAAWASAHEHLASEATGLSIRGIADGFRLVQSFWQPVLDGAAGGLHWEPGARTWLGA